From the genome of Fusobacterium perfoetens:
ACCTACTGTAAACATATCACTTGAGGATATAAAAAATAGATGGACAGAGATAGTAAGAGCAGCTAAAAATGAAAAAATGACTTTTTCAGCATTTCTTATGGATGCTCTTCCCTATAAAGTGGAAGAAAATATTCTTTATATAAGATTTAATTCAAATCTTTTTGCAAAAGAGCAGATGGAAACAGAATATTATAATACTATATTCCAAGATGTTGTTGAAAGAATAACAGGAGTAAAATTAAGAATAAAATATATATTTAAAGAAAATAAAAATGAAAAAGGAAAAAATGAAAGTGATTTTACATCACAGTTAATGACATATTTTTCAGAGGAGAATTAGTTTAATGGATAAAAAGATTTCAAAAAATAATTACAGTGATGTTTCAGGAATTCTCCTTGATGCTGTAATGTGCACAATTCTTTACAATCTTTCTATGCTTATGCCTGTTACAGGATTTGCACTTCTTATTTATAAGATAAAAAATGTGCCAATGTTTAAAATAAAAAAATGGCTTGGAGCAACAATTCTTTCAATGATTTTTATAGGGGGAATAAATTTTTATGTTTCTCCAGTTACATATAAATTTGCATTTGAATTCATGACTGCAGAAAGTCTTAAAAATTTAGCAGGGTATGTTCTTATATTTTTTCCTATAGAAATTTTATACTATCAGTTTAATGGGAAAAAATTTATGATTCCTGTATTTGACAGAATTATAATAACAAGCATAGTTACAACAGTAACAGCATTCTTTTATATAAAGCTGCTTAATATAAATGGAGAACTTTTAAAAGAGGTTGTAAAGGAGCTTAATAATATTGATCAGGCAAATATTGATATTATTTTTAAGTTTATAAAAAATAATGTATATTATATGATATATACTTATGTAGGTCTTATAACTTATCTTACATATTATTCTTTTGGAAGAAAAAGTTATCCTGTATGGAGAATATCATACTGGTGGCTTCTGTTCTATATAGTCCCATTCTTTATAATAAGATTTGGACATATTCAAAATGTATATTTGACAAATATCATGCTTATGGTTAAAATATCTTTTGTTGTATATGGGATAAAAATAGTATATAATCTTATAAGACTGAAAATTAAATCAGATTTAATATGTCAGTTATTGGCAGTTATAATAGGGCTTAATTTTCAAAATATAATCTTTATAATAGCCGGGCTTTTAAGTTTTGAAGCCGTAAAAATTACAATAATAAAAGACAACGGAGGAAAGTAATATGGCAAAAATACAAGTAATTTTAACACAAGATGTAGCAGGACAAGGAAGAAAAGGAGATTTAATAACTGTATCAGACGGTTATGCAAAAAACTTTATTCTTAATAAAAATAAAGGGATAATTGCTACAGCTGAAGCTTTACAAAAAATAGAAAATGATAAGAAAAAAGAAGCTAAAAGAAATGAAGATGAAAAAAATAAAGCTATAATCCTTAAAAATCAGTTAGAAAAAGAAAAATTAGTTTTAACTGTTAAAGTAGGAGATAACGGAAAATTATTTGGAGCAATAACTAATAAAGAAATTGCTGCTGAAATGGAAAAATCTTTTGGACTTAAAATAGATAAGAAAAAAATAGAATGCAGTATAAAATCACTTGGTGAACATAAAGTAACAGTTAAACTTCATCAAGATGTAAAAGCCGAAATTACTGTTATAACAAAAGAGTAGGAGATAATAATGGAAGGTGTGGAAAATCTTAAGAGAGTTCCAAGCAGCATGGAGGCAGAGAAATCTGTTCTCGGAGGTATTTTTCTTAAGCCTGACTGTTTTGGAGATATTATTGAGATAATATCTCCAAATGATTTTTATAAGGTAGGACATAAATATATTTTTGAAGCTATGACAGAATGCTATAACACTGGTGAAACAATAGATCCCATTGTTGTTATGAACAAACTTAAAAAGATGAATAAGTTTGATGAAATAGGCGGAGAGTCTATGCTTTATGATGTTATAGGAGGAGTTGTTACAGCTGCTCATATTGATGTTCATGCTAAAATCATTAAGGAAAAGTCTATTTTAAGAAGGCTTGGAGATGTGGGAACAAAAATAGTTGAAATGTCTTATGATGGATATGAAGATGTAGATACAATCTTAGATAAGGCAGAGGGACTTATTTTTAAAATTTCTGAAAATAAAGAATCTAAAGATGTAATAAGTATAAAAGATGCTATGACTGAAGAGTTTATGAGACTGGAAGAAGTCTTTAACAATAAAGGAGCAGCTACTGGAATTTCATCAGGATTTGCAAATTTTGATGAAAAAACAAGTGGATTTAATCCTTCAGATCTTGTAATTCTTGCAGCAAGACCTTCAATGGGAAAAACTGCTTTTGCTCTTAACCTTGCTCTTAATGCAGCAATGAAAGGGGGAAAATCAGTTCTTATATTCAGTCTTGAGATGTCAAGCTCACAGCTTTTACAAAGACTTTTAGCTGTTCAGTCAGGGATAGGACTTCAGAAAATAAGAAATGGTTTCCTTGAAGAAGAAGAATGGGGAAGACTTGGTATAGCAAGTGGACAGCTTGCAGAATCTCATATAAATATAGCAGATGTCCCTAATGTTAATGTTCTTGAAATAAGAGCAATGGCAAGAAGACTTAAAGCTATGAATAAACTTGATATGATTGTAATAGACTATCTTCAGCTTATAAAAGGAACAGGAAGAGGAGACAACAGACAGCAGGAAATATCTGATATTTCAAGATCACTTAAAGGGATAGCAAGAGAACTTAATATTCCTATAATTGCTCTTTCACAGCTTTCCAGAGCACCTGAACAGAGAGCAGACAGAAGACCAATGCTTTCAGACTTAAGAGAATCAGGAGCGATTGAGCAGGACGCAGACATGGTTGTATTCCTTTATAGAGATGACTATTATAATGAAGAAAGTGATGAAAGAGGAATCACAGAAGTAATTATTGGTAAGCAGAGAAATGGACCTGTAGGTACTGTAAAGCTTAGATTCTTCCATGAAATTACAAAATTTGCAGATTACACAACAAAAGTGGAATAAAATGTGTTACTTTTCTTTGGTCAATCAAAGAAAAATAAATATAATAAATTTTTAATATGTGTATATAGAAAGTTAGATGAAAATTTTTTTAAAGGAAGAAAGGATATTAGATGAAAAAAGTAGAATTATTAGCACCAGCAGGTAATATAGAAAAAATGGAAATGGCTTTTCACTATGGAGCTGATGCAGTTTTCTTAGGAGGAAAGATGTTCAACCTTAGAGCAGGAAGTAACAACTTTTCTGACGAAGAATTAACAAAAACAGTGGAGTATGCTCACTCACTTGGAAAAAAAGTATATGTTACACTTAATGTAATACCTCACAATGAGGAACTAGATGACCTTCCAGAATATGTTAAGTTTCTTGAAAGTATAAAAGTTGACGGAGTTATTGTTGCAGACCTTGGAGTTTTCCAAATAGTAAAAGAAAACTCAAATCTTTCTATCAGTGTAAGTACACAGGCAAGTAATACAAACTGGCGTTCAGTAAAAATGTGGAAAGATATGGGAGCAAGAAGAGTTGTTCTTGCAAGAGAAATTTCTCTTGAAGATATAAAAACAATAAGAGAAAAAGTACCTGATATAGAACTTGAAGTATTTATACATGGAGCTATGTGTATGTCAATTTCTGGAAGATGTCTTTTAAGTAACTATATGACAGGAAGAGATGCTAACAGAGGAGACTGTGCACAGTCATGCAGATGGAGATATTCTCTTATGGAAGAAAAAAGACCAGGAGAATATATGCCTGTATTTGAAGATGAGCATGGAACATTTATTTTCAGTTCAAAAGATTTATGTACAATAAAAATGATAGACCAAATTCTTGATTTAGGTGTAGATTCACTTAAAATAGAAGGAAGAATGAAAGGTATCTATTATGTTGCTAACAGTGTAAAAGCATATAGAGAAGCTATTGATAAATACTATGAAGGAAACTTTAAATTTGAAGAAAAATGGCTTAGAGAACTTGAGTCAACTTCACACAGACTTTATACAGAAGGATTCTATCATGGAAGACCTGGAGCAGAAGCTCAAAATTATAATGACAGAAATTCTTACAGCCAAACACATCAGCTTGTTGCAAAAGTTATAGAAAAAATTTCTGATGATGAATATATTCTTGCTATAAGAAACAGAGTTGAAGCTGGAGAAGAACTTGAAGTAGTAACTCCTAAATATGATCCTAGAAAAATAGTTCTTCCTAAAATGATTCTTCTTGGAAGAAATGGTCATGAAGAGGAAGTACTTGCTGCAAATCCTAATTCAACAGTAAGAGTTGTAATGCCAGGAGCAGACATGGAAGTTCTTGATATGATAAGAAAAGTTAAAGAAGAAAATCCTGGAGTAGAAGTTAAATAATAAAAGGTTTTTTAGTTAAAGGAAAGGGATAGTTATGTATAAAGGGAATTTTTCAAATTCTTTTGTTAAATGGGCTGTTATACTTTTTCTTTTCCCTGTATATGCAGGAGGGCTAGTACTAAGGGCTGCCGATTATTTAATAAAAAAGACAGAGAGTAAAAAAGAAACGGAGATTTAATTCTCCGTTTTTTCTATTTCTTTTTTCCTTTTATTAGCTTTTTAACTGATTTTATTTTTTCTTCAAGTTCAGTACTTTCCTCTTCAACATTAAGAGCTTTTTCATAATACTCTAAAGCTTTTTCATAATTTTTTAAAGCTTCATAGCATTCGGCAGTATTTTCATAAAACCAACTTGAATCTTTTCCAAGTTCTTCAGATTTTAGAAAATATTTAAGAGCCTTTTTATAGTCTTCTTTTCCTTTGTAACTCCATGCTATTTCAGAATAAATCCACTCGTCTTTTCTTCCAAGTCTTTCAGCAATGAAAAGATATTCAAGGGCTTTGTCAAAGTCATTTAAAGAACCATATGTCCACCCTATCTCAGAGTAAATCCAGTCATCATTTCTTCCAAGTTTTATTGCTTTAAAAAGATATTCAAGAGCTTTTTTATATTTATCAAGTTTATTATAGTTCCAACCAATTTCAGTAACCAGCCAGTCATCAGATGGTTCAAGCTTTTCAGCAGCTAAAAGATATTTAAGGGCATTTTTTGGCTTATTCATTCTTCCATAGTTCCATCCGATTTCTCTGTTAAGCCATACAGAAACATTGTCTCCATCTATTTTAGCAGCAATCAGAAGATATTTTACAGCTTCTTTATATTTTTTTAATCTTCCATAGTTCCATCCAATTTCTCCATTAATCCATGAATCATTTCTTCCCATTTTTTTAGCTTTAAGAAGTATTTCAATGGCTTTTTCAAAATCAGGCTTGCTATGATGTCCATAACAATAACCTATCTGAGAATAAACCCATGAAGTAGGTTCTGCAAGAGTCATAGATTTTTCAAAATATTTAAGAGCCTCATCATATTTATCTAATTGTTCATAGTTCCAACCAATTTCATTGTTAACCCATTCGTCATCAGAACCATTTTCCATAGTTGCAGATTTAATAAGAATTTCAATAGCTTCTTCATGCTTTTTAAGTTTTCCAAGATTCCATCCAATTTCAGTAAGAATCCAGCTGTCATTTTCTTTTAATTTAAAAGCTTCTTCAAGATATTTAATAGCTTCTTCATATTTTTCAGCTCTTCCTAAGTTCCATCCCATTTCTGTTTTTACCCAGCTGTCGTCTGCTCCCATGCTTTCAGATTGCTTAAGATAGTTTATGGCTTTTTCATGTTCTCCATTTCTTCCATAGTTCCATGCTATTTCATTGTTAATCCAAATATCATTTCTTCCACTTTCATAGACACTTAAAAGAATTTTTAAAGCCTTTTCATGATTTCCAAGTTTTCCATAGTTCCATGCTATCTGAGAATTAAGCCAAGCATCATCTCTTCCTCTTGATTTTAAATCTCTAAGAAGTTCAAGAGCTTCAGTATGTTTTTCAATTTTTCCATATACCCATGCTATTTGAGAATCAAGCCAGATGTCTCCACCTTTAAGGGCTTTTGCAACATTGAAATATTTAAGGGCTTCATGATACTTTTCAGTATTTTCTAAGTCCCATCCAAGTTCACAGCTAATCCAATAATCATCTCTTCCCATGGCTTCAGCTTGCTTTAAGAAGAAAATAGCCTCTTCATATTTTTCAAGTTTTCCAAGGTTCCATCCGATTTCAGAATTAATCCAAATATCGTTTCTTCCTCCAGCTTTTGCAGTTTTAAGATAGAAAATAGCTTCTTTTGGTTTTCCAAGAAGTCCAAGGTTCCATCCGATTTCAGAATAAAGCCATCCCTCTTCATCATCTTCTTCTCTTGCTTCAACCCTTCTTAAATATTCAAGAGCCTCTTCGTGCTTAGCAAGTCTTCCAAGCCCCCATCCTATATTACATAGAATCCATGAGCTGTCATCTCCCATACTTTCAAGTTCTTTAAGAATTTTTACACCTTCTTCAAATTCTTTATTATCAAAAAGGGTATCTATTTTTTCCCTCATAAATAATTCGTCTTCCATTTATTCCTCCTTTAAAAGAAAGTCACACTATAATATTACACTAAAAAAAAGAATTGTCAATATTTTTAAAAATATAACTATATATTAAAAAATAGAGAAAAAAGTAAAATGAAAAAAGATAAAAAAATATGATATAATTTTAATATATTAATATAGAAACAAAATTTATGTATAAAAATAGCAAGAAATATTTTTAAAATACTATTTAATTGAAGATAAATAATTTATAATTAATAAAAGTTTAGGAGGAATAGAAATGAAGGTTTTAATGGTAAATGGAAGTTCTCGTCAATGTTGCACTTTTACAGCTCTTTCTGAAATAGGAAAAGTTTTGGAAAAGGAAGGAATAGAGTGGGAAATATTTAATATTGGAGGAGAACCTTTAAGAGATTGCATAGGTTGTGGAGGTTGTAAAAATTTAGATGGTGCTTGTGTATTTAATGATGATGCAGTAAATGAATTCTTGAAAAAGGCTCGTGAAGCAGATGGATATATTTTTGGAAGCCCTGTTTATTTTGCTCATCCAAGTGGTAGAATTATATCTTTCCTTGATAGAGCCTTTGTAGCAGGTAAAAAAATATTTACTCATAAGCCTGCTGCTTGTATAACTTCAGCGAGAAGAGGAGGAACTACAGCTTCTTATGATGTTTTAAATAAATATCTTGGAATTTGTCAAATGCCTGTAGTATCTTCATCATATTGGAATATGGTTCATGGAAATACTCCTGAAGAAGTATTAAAAGATGAAGAAGGAATGCAGACAATGAAAAATCTTGGAAAAAATATGGCATGGCTTTTAAAATGTATTGAGTTTGGAAAGAAAAACGGAATAAATGCACCAGAAAATATAACAACAGTAAGAACTAATTTTATAAAATAAAAAAATGTCCATTTTCTTTGGGATACAAGGAAAATGGACATTTCTATTAATCAGTTTCTTCAATAAGATTTTTCTTTTTAAGGAAGTGAGCTGCATATACAAAAGGTGTATCACATACAGCTACTATAAACTTCATAATATATGTAGTAAGGAATATTTCAACAAGAACTTCTTTAGGATAAACTCCCCAGAAAGCTATAAGTGTGAAAAGAGAATTATCTATAAGCTGACTTATCATTGTACTTGCATTATTTCTAATCCATATATGTTTAGGAGCTGAATATTTTTTTCTCCAAAATTCATAAGCCCATATGTCATGTGACTGTGACACAAGATATGAAATAAGAGAAGCAACTACAAGTCTTGGCATAAAGTCAAATATTCTTTTAACACCTTCAAACATAACAATTCCTTCTTCTATGTTTGATGGAATAAAAGATACAGCAATCTGCATTATTGCAGTCATGACTATAAGAGAGAAAAACCCAAGGTAGACAGCTTTCTGAGCATGCTTTTTACCATAGTTTTCAGCAAGAATATCAGTAACAAGAAATCCTCCAGCATAAAGAATATTTCCAAGGGTAGTTCCAAATCCAAAAAGGTCTACAAGAAGAACTACCTGAATATTTGCAAGAATAGTGGAAATAGGAATCCATGTATAAAGTCCTATTTTTCCAAACTTTTTATATGCAAAAAGTATAAATAAAAAGTTTGCTATAAGCATACAAAACCATAAAATCTCATTTTTCATCATCATTGTTCAAACACTCCTAAATCTTTATTATCTATTAAAAGTTCAACCCTATCATCATTCATAAGATATGAATATTTATTTACAAACCATTTTACAAGGTCTCCATCCCTTTTTACTTTTGTACCATTGTCTATAAAAATATTTATAGTTATATTTTTAAAGTATTTAAGCCCTTTTTCAATATCTTTTTCAATCATTTCTTTTGTCTGTCCTTGTGTACATACAAGAAGACATACAGAATAAAGTTCTTTACTCATAAGCTTAAGAGTTTCTTCATCAGTACGAAAGTTTTTATTATATACATTTATTCTGAAATCATCATCAAATGTTTCCATTCCCATTCTGAATCTTATTTCAGTCCCTTCAAAATATTTTCTTATTTCATCAAGTCTCTTTATATATCCATAATAAATTTCAAAATAAAGAGTTTTTATATTTTTTTCTTTTACAATTTTTTTTATTTCAGCCAGAGTACCTGAAGTAAGCTCAAACACAGAACCTGAATTTATAACTTCAAGAACTCCATATTCTCCAGTAATTTCTTTTAAAACTTCAAAATTTACAGAATCTATTTCTTTTTCATTTAAAGAGTTATCTTCTATATAATTACAGAAACTGCATTTTCCATATTTGCATGGAAAACTTTTTAAAAGAACTATTTCACGCTGATGTTTTTCAGTGATTTTATTGTATCTTATTCCCATAAAGTTTACATATCTCCTTTTTGTGCAAAATAAAAAGAGGCAGAAAAACTCTGCCTCAAATAAAACAATTTAAATTATTTTAAATTTTAGCCTAGTTTTTTATAGATGGTTAATCTGTGTAGAACATCTACCTGATAAAATCAGGATTTTTTATTCACATACTGGATAAGTATACAGTGAATTTATAAAAAAGTCAATATTTTTTTACGGCTTGATATATGCAAAACCGTCATTGTGTCTTAAAGCAATGTGGAAAATTCCTGAAGGAACAGTTTTCACAAATGAGAACACAAGTGAAGGATCTATACTAAGTGCAGTTAATGAATTTGAACAGCAGTAAATATACACACCTTTGTTGCTCAGAGCTTCAAGAGCTTCTTTGACTCTTAAAATATTTATGCTTCCTGCAGCAAGACTTTTAACAGCAGTACCATTTGCAACTATTTCTATGTTTACAGTATAGTTACCAATTTCTCCCATTTTTAAAAGATTCTCTGCATTCTTGCAAGTCATTGCCCATTTTTCTTCTTCATCAATATGTAACAGGATATTTACTATTTTATTCATAGAATCCCCTCCTTTGTAATATAAATTATTTTACCACAAAAAATCTGATTATTTCAACTTTATTATAATTATATTGAAAAATACTGAAAATACCTTATAATATTAAGTAAGAGACAATATCAAATAAATTTTAGGAGGTGTTTTTTGAAATGCTTAGTTATTTTGACCATAGAGTTATAAAGACGGCTTTCGGAACTTTTTTTGCAATCTATGCTGCACAGGTTTTAGGTATAAAATACGGGGTTACAGCAGGAATTGTTGCGATAATAAGTATACAAGCAACCAAAAAAGAATCTGTAAAAATAGCCGTAGAAAGATTTTTTGCTTCTCTTGTAGGGCTTTTTATAGCAGCAGTATTTTTTTACTTTTTTGGTTACAGCCCTTTAGTATTTGGAGCTTTTGTTCTTGTCTTTATGCCTGTGTGCTTAAAATTTAATCTGTTTCAAGGATTTTTGGCAACAGTAGTTCTTGCAACTCATATTCTAGCAGAAAAGCAGCTGTCTTTTTCAATTCTTTTAAATGAGGTTGAAATTCTTGTTCTTGGGGCAGCTACTGCTGTGGTTCTTAATCTTTATATGCCTGATGTAACTCAGAAGTTAGAGAATACTCATCAGGAAGTAAACAGACTTATGAAAAAACTTTTAAATTACATGGGAGATGAACTTATTACAGGAGCTATTTTCATTGATGAAGATGAAACTTTTAAAGAACTTAAAAGACAGCTTAATATAGGAAGAGATTTGGCATTTAATGATTATAATAATGCTTTTTTCTATGCTTCAAGATATCAGATAGAACTTTTCAATATGAAGAGAGAACAATATAAAGTTCTTGTGAGAATGAGAAGACATTTTTACAGATTTTATCTTAGCAGTGAGCACACTTACATAATAGCTGATTTTACAAGTGAAGTTTCAGATTCAATAGGGGTGGATTTAATTTATAAAAAGGCTCTTAAAGATTTAGAGACTGTAAAAGAAACATTTAGAAATATGCCCCTTCCTCAAACTAGAGGAGAATTTGAAAACAGAGCTGTACTTTATCAGTTTTTAAATGATGTGGAAGAGTTTCTGGAAATAAAAGAGGAATTTTTAAAGAGATATACTCTAAAAGGAGAGAAAAAAGTATATATAGAAAAATCTGTAACAGAAAAATAAATATTTGGAGGAAATATGCCTGTATACAAATTGGAAGCACTACTTAAAAATATTACTGACAAAGAAATTTGGGAGAAAGGAAAATATATTTCTGAAAATGGAAATCTTATAGAAAATGAAGAAGATTTAAAAAATGAAGAAGATGAAATGTATTATATTCTAAAGGGAAGTATTTTAAATGAAGAGAGAATATATTCAACATCAGTTTCATGGATATTAGAAGAAAATAAAAAGGCTGAATTAATTTCATGGAAATGCACCTGTCAGCATTTAGAAGAGGTATCAGCTCCATGTGAGCATTTAGCTGCACTTGTTCAAAGTATAAGCAAAGCTGAAAGAGAAAGAAATGCTATAAGAGATGAAAATTTTTCAGTTGCTTTTATAGATGATAATATATTTCAAGATAAAAAGAAAAGTCTTTCTTTGAAATTTAATGTAAAAACAGCATCTGAATATGATGGAGAAAAAGAAAAATTGGCTTTTTCAGATTTTGAAATTTACAATAAAGTATCAATGGAAAGAAGGAAAATTAATTTTGATACTGTAGTTTCATCAGAAATAGATGAAATAAGAAAAAATTATATTGAAGATGACTTAGATTTTGATGATACATCTTCCGATTTTTTAAAATTTATAAAGTTCATTGAAAACTCAGCTAAAGCAATGAGTATTGACTTTTATAACAATGAATTTATTATTCCTGAATTTTTTATTGAAAAGGGAGTAAAGTATGCAGAGGCTCTTGGAAAGAACTATAATTCTAATATTGAAATAAATTTTGAAATAAAAGTCAAGGAGAATCTAGACTATTATATTTTAGAATTTAATAATTTTTCACAAGCAGATATATTAAATGAAGAATACTTACTTTTAAGGGAAAAGGGAAAAGTTAGTATTAAAAATATAAAAAAAGAAGAAATAAAAAAAATAAAAGCTGTGAAAGAGGCTGAAAAAAGAGAAGGAACTTATAAAATAAGAAAGGGATCTCCTCTCATAAGGGAGATTTTAAATAATATAAGAAGTATCGGTGAAATAAAATTTGATAAAAGTATAAAAACGGAAATTTTTTCTCCGTCTCTTGTATCTTTACGGCTTTTTATAAATGAAACTTCAAATAAAGATATAACCATTATTCCACAATATATTTATGATGGAAAAACAGCTGAAGAAATTAAAGACCATCTTATGCTAAAAAATACAAAAAAAGAAAAAGAAATATTTTCAAAATTTGAAAGTTTTATAAAAAAATGTGGTTTCAAAAAAGTAAATGGAAAATTTATTCTTCCAGATAAAGACGACCTTATTTATAATTTTATGGAAGATGGTTTTAAAAATTTAAAAGAAAAATATAAAGTAATAATTTGTGAAGAACTAAAGGAAAGAGAATATAAAAAAGTTGTACCATATGATATTGGATTGGGAGAAGTAAGACAAACAGCAGCTATCTTAAGAGCAAGATTAGCTCCTTTAAAAAGAGTTATTATTGCAGTGCCTCCTTACAAATTACTGTATTGGAAAAATAGACTGACAGAAGAATCTTTAGGAAAAAAAGTGAAAATAATATCTGGAGATACAGAGGAAAAAATAAAGGCTTTTGAAAAAGTAAAGACAGATGATATTATAGTTATTTCTTATGAAGATTTATTTACTGAATGTGCTCGTTTTGAATATATTGATTTTGAAATGATTATATTTGATAATCCTCTTTATGTTCCAAAAATAATAAGAGATGAATTCAGTGAAGCTATTGGAACTTTAAAATATGAAAGCAGTTTATGTTTTGTAGGAAGATTTGAAGAAAAAGCTTATTCAGAATGGTTTTATATATTTAGCCTTATAAATCCTAAATATCTTGGAACAAAAGAAGAGTTTTATGAGAAATATATTTCTGACAGCAATAAAAGAGAAAATAGAGATTTTCTTCTTTCAAAGCTTGTTAATCCTTTTATTTTAAGAAAAACGAAGGAAGAAGTTATAGATGAACTTCCTAATAAGGAAATTAGAGATTTTTATTTTGAGATGAAAGATGGAAGCAAACAAAAAAATATTTATATGAAATATCTTAACAGACTTAATAAAAGACTTGTAATTCTTGAAAGACCTGAACAACATAGAAAAAAGATATTTACTGTTATTGAAAGATTAAGACAGGTATGCAGCAGTCCTGCACTTATAAATAAAAAATATGGAGATAATCAAGGAAAGATAAATGCTCTTAGCAATATTTTAAAAACATGTGCAGCAGAGAAAAGAAAAGTTGTTATATACAGTGCATTTAAAAATACAGCAGGAAAATTGTGTAAACATTATAAGAGATTTTATAAAAACTGCAGCTTTATGTCACTTCCTGTTTCTGAGAAAATTAAAGAAGAGATGTATTCAAAATTTTATAAGGAAGAGTATGAAAAAGAATATTTTTTCCTTTTTATAAATAATATAGGATATGAAGAGCTTCAAGATATAGAGTATGATGTTATTATCTATTTTGATCCTCCTTGGGACAGATTTTTCTATGTGGATAAAACAAAAAAGCTTTACAGGAAAAAACCTGTTGAAATTAATTTTATAACAAACAGAAGTATTGAAGATAAAATAAATAATAAAAGAATGAGACTTTATAGAAATAAGATTTTAAAGACATATTTTGAAGATATGAAAAAAGGAAAAATA
Proteins encoded in this window:
- a CDS encoding DsrE family protein encodes the protein MNKIVNILLHIDEEEKWAMTCKNAENLLKMGEIGNYTVNIEIVANGTAVKSLAAGSINILRVKEALEALSNKGVYIYCCSNSLTALSIDPSLVFSFVKTVPSGIFHIALRHNDGFAYIKP
- the rplI gene encoding 50S ribosomal protein L9 produces the protein MAKIQVILTQDVAGQGRKGDLITVSDGYAKNFILNKNKGIIATAEALQKIENDKKKEAKRNEDEKNKAIILKNQLEKEKLVLTVKVGDNGKLFGAITNKEIAAEMEKSFGLKIDKKKIECSIKSLGEHKVTVKLHQDVKAEITVITKE
- a CDS encoding tetratricopeptide repeat protein, coding for MEDELFMREKIDTLFDNKEFEEGVKILKELESMGDDSSWILCNIGWGLGRLAKHEEALEYLRRVEAREEDDEEGWLYSEIGWNLGLLGKPKEAIFYLKTAKAGGRNDIWINSEIGWNLGKLEKYEEAIFFLKQAEAMGRDDYWISCELGWDLENTEKYHEALKYFNVAKALKGGDIWLDSQIAWVYGKIEKHTEALELLRDLKSRGRDDAWLNSQIAWNYGKLGNHEKALKILLSVYESGRNDIWINNEIAWNYGRNGEHEKAINYLKQSESMGADDSWVKTEMGWNLGRAEKYEEAIKYLEEAFKLKENDSWILTEIGWNLGKLKKHEEAIEILIKSATMENGSDDEWVNNEIGWNYEQLDKYDEALKYFEKSMTLAEPTSWVYSQIGYCYGHHSKPDFEKAIEILLKAKKMGRNDSWINGEIGWNYGRLKKYKEAVKYLLIAAKIDGDNVSVWLNREIGWNYGRMNKPKNALKYLLAAEKLEPSDDWLVTEIGWNYNKLDKYKKALEYLFKAIKLGRNDDWIYSEIGWTYGSLNDFDKALEYLFIAERLGRKDEWIYSEIAWSYKGKEDYKKALKYFLKSEELGKDSSWFYENTAECYEALKNYEKALEYYEKALNVEEESTELEEKIKSVKKLIKGKKK
- a CDS encoding peptidase U32 family protein — encoded protein: MKKVELLAPAGNIEKMEMAFHYGADAVFLGGKMFNLRAGSNNFSDEELTKTVEYAHSLGKKVYVTLNVIPHNEELDDLPEYVKFLESIKVDGVIVADLGVFQIVKENSNLSISVSTQASNTNWRSVKMWKDMGARRVVLAREISLEDIKTIREKVPDIELEVFIHGAMCMSISGRCLLSNYMTGRDANRGDCAQSCRWRYSLMEEKRPGEYMPVFEDEHGTFIFSSKDLCTIKMIDQILDLGVDSLKIEGRMKGIYYVANSVKAYREAIDKYYEGNFKFEEKWLRELESTSHRLYTEGFYHGRPGAEAQNYNDRNSYSQTHQLVAKVIEKISDDEYILAIRNRVEAGEELEVVTPKYDPRKIVLPKMILLGRNGHEEEVLAANPNSTVRVVMPGADMEVLDMIRKVKEENPGVEVK
- a CDS encoding queuosine precursor transporter translates to MMKNEILWFCMLIANFLFILFAYKKFGKIGLYTWIPISTILANIQVVLLVDLFGFGTTLGNILYAGGFLVTDILAENYGKKHAQKAVYLGFFSLIVMTAIMQIAVSFIPSNIEEGIVMFEGVKRIFDFMPRLVVASLISYLVSQSHDIWAYEFWRKKYSAPKHIWIRNNASTMISQLIDNSLFTLIAFWGVYPKEVLVEIFLTTYIMKFIVAVCDTPFVYAAHFLKKKNLIEETD
- the dnaB gene encoding replicative DNA helicase — translated: MEGVENLKRVPSSMEAEKSVLGGIFLKPDCFGDIIEIISPNDFYKVGHKYIFEAMTECYNTGETIDPIVVMNKLKKMNKFDEIGGESMLYDVIGGVVTAAHIDVHAKIIKEKSILRRLGDVGTKIVEMSYDGYEDVDTILDKAEGLIFKISENKESKDVISIKDAMTEEFMRLEEVFNNKGAATGISSGFANFDEKTSGFNPSDLVILAARPSMGKTAFALNLALNAAMKGGKSVLIFSLEMSSSQLLQRLLAVQSGIGLQKIRNGFLEEEEWGRLGIASGQLAESHINIADVPNVNVLEIRAMARRLKAMNKLDMIVIDYLQLIKGTGRGDNRQQEISDISRSLKGIARELNIPIIALSQLSRAPEQRADRRPMLSDLRESGAIEQDADMVVFLYRDDYYNEESDERGITEVIIGKQRNGPVGTVKLRFFHEITKFADYTTKVE
- a CDS encoding radical SAM protein codes for the protein MGIRYNKITEKHQREIVLLKSFPCKYGKCSFCNYIEDNSLNEKEIDSVNFEVLKEITGEYGVLEVINSGSVFELTSGTLAEIKKIVKEKNIKTLYFEIYYGYIKRLDEIRKYFEGTEIRFRMGMETFDDDFRINVYNKNFRTDEETLKLMSKELYSVCLLVCTQGQTKEMIEKDIEKGLKYFKNITINIFIDNGTKVKRDGDLVKWFVNKYSYLMNDDRVELLIDNKDLGVFEQ
- a CDS encoding flavodoxin family protein, encoding MKVLMVNGSSRQCCTFTALSEIGKVLEKEGIEWEIFNIGGEPLRDCIGCGGCKNLDGACVFNDDAVNEFLKKAREADGYIFGSPVYFAHPSGRIISFLDRAFVAGKKIFTHKPAACITSARRGGTTASYDVLNKYLGICQMPVVSSSYWNMVHGNTPEEVLKDEEGMQTMKNLGKNMAWLLKCIEFGKKNGINAPENITTVRTNFIK